A genomic window from Gossypium hirsutum isolate 1008001.06 chromosome D12, Gossypium_hirsutum_v2.1, whole genome shotgun sequence includes:
- the LOC107931065 gene encoding uncharacterized protein, translating to MQMQAIASSNAVCEALKDEHLQKFISDLDSSPDALNISDELDKAMGLDVFRIFGDKASYHLQPVPSYISTLTIFIFSSSPVGFLYNYTIVAHQNLVMPKV from the exons ATGCAAATGCAAGCTAttg CTTCTTCCAATGCAGTCTGTGAAGCCTTGAAGGATGAACACCTTCAAAAATTTATCTCTGATCTCGATAGCTCCCCAGATGCATTGAATATCAGTGAT GAACTCGACAAAGCTATGGGACTGGATGTTTTTCGCATTTTCGGTGATAAGGCATCTTATCATCTTCAACCAGTTCCGTCTTATATTTCTACTTTAACAATATTCATATTTTCTTCTTCGCCTGTCGGGTTTCTGTATAATTACACTATTGTTGCCCATCAGAACTTGGTAATGCCGAAAGTTTAA